A DNA window from Natronosalvus rutilus contains the following coding sequences:
- the ilvD gene encoding dihydroxy-acid dehydratase, producing the protein MTAPSKDPDLPSTDVTEGIERAPHRAMFRAMGFDDEDLAAPMVGVANPAADITPCNVHLDDVADAAIEGVGDANGMPIEFGTITISDAISMGTEGMKASLISREVIADSVELVAFGERMDALVTVAGCDKNLPGMLMASIRTDLPSVFLYGGSIMPGQHDGREVTIQNVFEGVGAVAEGSMSEDELDDLERHACPGAGSCGGMFTANTMASISEALGMAPLGSASPPAEADSRYDEARRAGELALDAVHADRRPSDILSRESFENAIALQVAIGGSTNAVLHLLALAAEARINLDINDFDDISKRTPKIANLQPGGTRVMNDLHELGGVPVVLRRLHDADLIHGDSNTITGRTIAEELEHLEETGRLPSRKVVAASDADFLYTVDDPYQAEGAIRILRGNLAPDGSVLKVTGDDAFHHEGPARVFESEEDAMRYVQEGDIESGDVIVIRNEGPQGGPGMREMLGITAAVVGAGHEDDVALLTDGRFSGATRGPMIGHVAPESYVGGPIGLLEDGDTVTVDIPARTLDVNLSDDEIEARRDAWEQPEPSYTGGVLAKYGRDFDSAAIGAVTNPGYTDR; encoded by the coding sequence ATGACAGCCCCGAGTAAAGACCCGGACCTGCCGAGCACGGACGTGACGGAAGGAATCGAGCGCGCTCCGCATCGTGCGATGTTCCGCGCGATGGGGTTTGACGACGAGGACCTCGCCGCACCAATGGTCGGCGTCGCCAATCCCGCCGCCGATATCACGCCCTGTAACGTCCACCTGGACGACGTCGCCGACGCCGCCATCGAGGGCGTCGGCGACGCCAACGGCATGCCCATTGAGTTCGGCACCATCACCATCAGCGACGCCATCTCCATGGGGACCGAGGGCATGAAGGCCTCCCTCATCTCACGGGAAGTCATCGCGGACAGCGTCGAACTCGTCGCGTTCGGCGAACGCATGGACGCACTCGTCACCGTCGCGGGTTGCGACAAAAACCTCCCGGGGATGCTCATGGCGAGCATCCGCACCGACCTCCCGAGCGTCTTCCTCTACGGCGGCTCTATCATGCCCGGCCAGCACGACGGCCGCGAGGTCACCATCCAGAACGTCTTCGAGGGCGTCGGCGCCGTCGCCGAAGGCTCGATGAGCGAGGACGAACTCGACGACCTCGAACGTCACGCTTGCCCCGGCGCCGGCTCCTGCGGCGGGATGTTCACCGCGAACACGATGGCTTCAATCTCCGAAGCCCTCGGGATGGCGCCGCTTGGCTCCGCAAGCCCGCCGGCTGAAGCTGACTCGCGGTACGACGAAGCTCGACGCGCGGGCGAACTCGCCCTTGACGCCGTGCACGCCGACCGACGCCCATCTGACATCCTCTCGCGCGAGAGCTTCGAGAACGCGATTGCGCTCCAGGTTGCCATTGGCGGGTCCACGAACGCCGTCCTCCACTTGCTCGCGCTCGCCGCCGAAGCCCGCATCAACCTCGACATCAACGATTTTGACGACATCAGCAAGCGTACGCCGAAGATTGCGAACCTTCAACCCGGCGGGACGCGCGTCATGAACGACCTCCACGAACTCGGCGGCGTCCCCGTCGTCCTCCGCCGTCTTCACGACGCCGACCTGATTCATGGCGACAGTAACACCATCACCGGCCGGACTATCGCCGAGGAACTCGAACACCTTGAGGAGACCGGTCGCCTCCCTTCCCGGAAAGTCGTCGCGGCCTCGGACGCAGACTTCCTCTACACCGTCGACGACCCCTACCAAGCAGAGGGCGCCATTCGAATCCTCCGGGGGAACCTCGCGCCGGACGGGAGCGTCCTCAAGGTCACGGGCGACGACGCCTTCCACCATGAGGGGCCGGCCAGAGTGTTTGAGAGCGAGGAAGACGCCATGCGGTACGTGCAGGAAGGCGATATCGAGAGCGGGGACGTGATCGTGATTCGGAACGAAGGTCCGCAGGGTGGTCCCGGGATGCGCGAGATGCTTGGGATCACCGCGGCCGTCGTCGGCGCTGGCCACGAGGACGACGTCGCACTCCTCACCGACGGCCGCTTCTCGGGGGCGACCCGCGGTCCGATGATTGGGCACGTCGCACCCGAGTCGTACGTCGGTGGCCCAATCGGCCTGCTCGAAGACGGCGATACCGTGACCGTTGACATACCCGCTCGTACCCTCGACGTCAACCTGAGCGACGACGAGATTGAAGCGCGCCGGGACGCGTGGGAGCAGCCCGAGCCATCCTACACCGGTGGCG
- a CDS encoding universal stress protein — protein MAILVVVDDDEDIEGIEETITVAADLAEKYGEELIALNVVSQDEFLKEQQGKTSIADVKPEPIERYESEAADRAREIVGQIIDASTDVTYMGRVADPANGIVKTGRDVDARFIVIGARRQSPIGKAIFGSTTQSVLLSADRPVLTVMEE, from the coding sequence ATGGCAATCCTTGTCGTAGTGGACGATGACGAAGACATCGAAGGCATCGAAGAGACCATCACTGTCGCCGCGGATCTGGCGGAGAAGTACGGAGAAGAACTGATCGCGCTCAACGTAGTCTCCCAAGACGAGTTCCTCAAGGAACAGCAGGGGAAGACGTCTATTGCCGACGTTAAACCGGAACCCATCGAGCGCTACGAGAGCGAGGCCGCTGACCGCGCGAGGGAGATTGTGGGACAGATCATAGACGCTTCAACCGATGTGACGTACATGGGCCGCGTCGCGGACCCAGCCAATGGGATCGTCAAGACCGGACGCGACGTCGACGCTCGATTCATCGTCATCGGCGCTCGTCGACAATCCCCAATTGGGAAGGCAATCTTCGGGTCGACCACCCAGTCCGTCCTCCTGAGCGCCGACCGCCCCGTCCTCACGGTGATGGAAGAATGA
- a CDS encoding NAD(P)H-dependent oxidoreductase: MINIHSKLRKLDEPIDVGIIGTGLFGTKLMDQIARVPGMRTAAVADLNRDAAQRALSEAGLAGRSTAANGTESINEAITSGSVAVTDDSIALTEADIDVVVESTGVPTAGARHAYNAILEGKHVVMVTVETDTVVGPILADMAKSAGVTYSFAYGDQPALIVELYDWARSVGMDVVAVGKGNPYREEHRLGTPDDVFERYGFDDSFVERHDLNPRMYNSFLDGTKVAVEMCAVANALELEPDVSGMHLPTCEIPEIPDALRPTEDGGVLEKTGVVDTVSTLHSDGSSVDHSISFGVFVVTATPNDAVAEYIEQNSGDGLYVSDDGQYQVFYRPYHLPGVETTISIATAALDNEPTGVSRAHVAEVAAAAKRDLEPGDELDGGGGYTIYGTLETADRAARKNHVPFELLHGAEVVEAVPQDDVITYDDVQLDEDSFIYSLRKLQEERFAES; the protein is encoded by the coding sequence ATGATTAACATCCACAGCAAGCTACGGAAGTTAGACGAACCAATCGACGTCGGAATCATCGGAACTGGTCTCTTCGGGACCAAACTGATGGACCAGATTGCACGAGTACCCGGGATGCGAACGGCCGCGGTTGCCGACCTCAACCGTGATGCCGCCCAGCGAGCGTTGTCGGAAGCTGGCCTAGCAGGTCGTAGTACGGCTGCGAACGGGACGGAAAGCATCAACGAAGCGATTACGAGCGGGTCTGTCGCGGTCACGGACGATTCGATCGCGCTCACCGAGGCCGACATTGATGTGGTCGTCGAATCGACTGGCGTGCCCACGGCCGGTGCGCGACACGCGTACAACGCGATACTGGAGGGGAAACACGTCGTCATGGTCACTGTCGAGACGGACACGGTCGTGGGGCCGATACTGGCAGACATGGCAAAGAGTGCCGGCGTGACGTACTCTTTCGCGTACGGTGACCAGCCAGCGCTCATCGTTGAACTCTACGACTGGGCCCGAAGCGTCGGCATGGACGTCGTCGCCGTCGGCAAGGGGAACCCCTACCGCGAGGAGCACAGGTTGGGAACCCCTGACGACGTCTTCGAACGCTACGGATTCGACGACTCGTTCGTCGAACGGCACGACCTAAACCCACGGATGTACAACTCGTTTCTCGACGGTACGAAGGTCGCCGTTGAGATGTGTGCAGTCGCGAACGCCCTCGAACTCGAACCCGACGTCTCCGGAATGCACCTCCCGACCTGCGAGATTCCGGAGATTCCGGACGCGCTCCGTCCCACCGAAGACGGTGGTGTGCTCGAGAAGACGGGCGTCGTCGACACCGTGAGTACGCTCCACTCAGATGGGAGTAGCGTCGACCACAGCATCAGTTTCGGCGTCTTCGTCGTCACCGCGACCCCCAACGACGCCGTCGCCGAGTATATCGAGCAGAACAGCGGCGACGGTCTGTACGTCTCCGATGACGGTCAATATCAGGTATTTTACCGTCCCTACCACCTGCCCGGCGTCGAAACGACCATCAGCATCGCCACTGCGGCGCTCGACAACGAACCGACAGGAGTTTCCCGCGCGCACGTAGCCGAGGTCGCCGCCGCAGCGAAGCGCGACCTCGAACCGGGCGACGAACTTGACGGCGGCGGTGGGTACACCATCTATGGGACGCTCGAAACCGCGGACCGTGCGGCGCGCAAGAACCACGTTCCATTCGAACTGCTCCACGGCGCCGAGGTCGTCGAGGCGGTCCCCCAGGACGATGTCATCACGTACGACGACGTCCAGCTCGACGAGGACTCGTTCATCTACTCACTACGCAAACTTCAGGAAGAACGGTTCGCCGAGTCCTGA
- a CDS encoding TRAP transporter substrate-binding protein, translating into MVSPNSRRSYLKAVGTGSVAGFLGLAGCLGGDGDDGNGGNGGNGGNGGNGGNGGESRSLSIATPFNPEHTQTELASRFADNVDSETDGRITFDVLAASVGGEEDQIESVASGTVDMHGTSVSSVAAAYGPEYGFLEAPFVAQNWEHFRAMQDEFTYGDDGFNSQIINEGNQRQLSESFRGLRGTTSNMVVEHPDDVQDVDMRLPQFETWVKTWEEIGVNATPVAFDELYSALETGVVEASEGPIQQFMDTSLYEVQSHFSETQHLLQGLSWLINEDLWQDLSSDDQQIIQDSLQEAVEWANETTRSEVDELLTQAEEEHDTTITRAEDVDQQAFVEAGTPQLERFFEDRWDPSFQEVQDLA; encoded by the coding sequence ATGGTATCACCAAACAGTCGGCGTAGCTACTTGAAAGCCGTCGGCACGGGATCCGTAGCCGGATTTTTAGGCCTCGCAGGGTGTCTAGGCGGCGACGGAGACGACGGTAACGGCGGTAACGGCGGTAACGGCGGTAACGGCGGTAACGGCGGTAACGGCGGAGAGAGTCGGAGTCTGTCCATCGCCACGCCGTTCAACCCCGAGCACACGCAAACGGAACTCGCAAGTCGATTCGCCGATAACGTCGACTCCGAGACTGACGGCCGAATCACATTTGACGTACTCGCAGCATCGGTCGGTGGTGAAGAGGACCAGATCGAATCAGTTGCATCTGGCACGGTCGACATGCACGGGACGAGTGTTTCGTCGGTCGCCGCTGCATACGGCCCCGAATACGGGTTCCTCGAAGCGCCATTCGTCGCGCAGAACTGGGAGCACTTTCGGGCGATGCAAGACGAGTTCACGTATGGGGACGACGGATTCAACTCCCAGATCATCAACGAGGGAAACCAGCGTCAACTCAGCGAGTCCTTCCGCGGGCTCCGTGGCACAACCTCAAACATGGTCGTCGAACACCCCGACGACGTACAGGATGTCGACATGCGCCTCCCGCAGTTCGAAACGTGGGTCAAGACCTGGGAGGAGATCGGGGTGAACGCAACGCCCGTTGCGTTCGATGAGCTGTATTCGGCACTTGAAACCGGCGTCGTCGAAGCCTCGGAAGGTCCAATTCAGCAGTTCATGGACACAAGCCTCTACGAGGTCCAGTCGCACTTCTCGGAGACCCAGCACCTCCTTCAGGGCCTCAGTTGGCTTATCAACGAGGACCTCTGGCAGGACCTCTCTAGCGACGACCAACAGATCATCCAGGACAGCCTGCAGGAGGCTGTCGAGTGGGCGAACGAAACGACACGCTCCGAAGTCGACGAACTCCTCACGCAGGCCGAAGAGGAACACGACACGACCATTACACGTGCCGAAGATGTCGACCAACAGGCGTTCGTTGAGGCAGGCACTCCTCAACTCGAACGATTCTTCGAGGACCGCTGGGATCCGTCTTTCCAGGAAGTCCAGGACCTCGCTTAG
- a CDS encoding TRAP transporter small permease: MVLFVLINLIAAFQIFMRFVDLGFSTTWTEEVARYLLVVMVFVGAPYAMRNDDNISIRPLFRLVPAIVQKVLITFSNVMIIAFSVLVIYAVYEVSERTLGVTLATVDWLTVGHAQVVLGIMFAIVILFAIEETINMWQSDEAPITANNNGNEGGS, encoded by the coding sequence ATGGTACTGTTCGTTCTCATTAATCTCATCGCGGCGTTCCAGATATTCATGCGATTCGTCGACTTAGGGTTCAGTACAACGTGGACGGAAGAGGTCGCACGGTACCTCCTTGTCGTCATGGTGTTCGTCGGTGCACCGTACGCAATGCGTAATGACGACAACATCTCGATCCGGCCGCTCTTCCGGTTGGTCCCGGCAATCGTCCAGAAGGTGCTGATCACGTTCTCGAACGTCATGATTATCGCGTTCTCCGTCCTCGTCATCTACGCGGTGTACGAGGTATCGGAGCGGACGCTCGGCGTGACCCTTGCGACGGTGGACTGGTTGACCGTCGGCCATGCGCAGGTCGTCCTCGGTATCATGTTCGCCATCGTTATCCTGTTTGCCATCGAGGAGACGATAAACATGTGGCAGTCCGACGAAGCGCCGATTACGGCGAATAACAATGGCAACGAGGGAGGGAGCTGA